In one Podarcis muralis chromosome 7, rPodMur119.hap1.1, whole genome shotgun sequence genomic region, the following are encoded:
- the LOC114601639 gene encoding gap junction beta-3 protein-like, giving the protein MDWKTLQGLLSGVNKYSTAFGRIWLSVVFVFRVLVYVVAAERVWGDEQKEFDCNHRQPGCTNVCFDHYFPISHTRLWALQLIFVTCPSLLVIMHVAYREDRERKNRLKNGENCPKLYSDTGKKHGGLWWTYVLTLFFKLAIEIVFLYLLHRIWESFDMPKLVKCDLKPCPNVVDCYIARPTEKKIFTYFMVGASAFCIVLIVCEIVYLICKRVFRSIQKCQKKKRSLTYSKASTCQCHARLDQPHYGKGKHTQVEALRASAPNLTLI; this is encoded by the coding sequence ATGGACTGGAAGACCCTACAGGGCCTGCTGAGTGGGGTGAACAAATACTCCACCGCTTTTGGGCGCATCTGGCTCTCCGTTGTCTTTGTCTTCCGAGTCCTGGTTTATGTGGTGGCTGCTGAGCGAGTGTGGGGGGATGAGCAGAAGGAGTTTGATTGCAACCACCGTCAGCCCGGATGCACCAACGTCTGCTTTGACCACTACTTCCCCATCTCCCACACCCGGCTGTGGGCCCTGCAGCTTATCTTTGTCACCTGCCCTTCGCTGCTGGTTATAATGCATGTGGCCTACCGCGAGGACAGGGAGAGGAAAAACCGGTTAAAGAATGGAGAGAACTGCCCCAAACTCTACAGCGATACTGGCAAGAAACATGGTGGCCTCTGGTGGACTTATGTTCTCACCCTCTTCTTCAAGTTGGCTATCGAGATCGTCTTCCTCTACCTCCTGCATAGGATATGGGAGAGCTTTGACATGCCCAAGCTGGTCAAGTGCGATCTGAAGCCTTGCCCCAATGTAGTGGACTGCTACATCGCTCGGCCAACGGAGAAGAAGATTTTCACCTACTTCATGGTTGGGGCGTCTGCCTTCTGCATCGTCCTCATTGTCTGCGAGATTGTCTACCTCATCTGCAAGCGGGTGTTCCGCTCGATACAGAagtgccagaagaagaagaggtcgCTCACCTACAGCAAGGCATCCACCTGCCAGTGCCATGCAAGACTGGACCAACCGCATTATGGGAAAGGGAAGCACACACAGGTGGAGGCCCTCAGAGCCTCCGCACCTAACCTGACTTTGATCTGA